A genomic region of Nitrosomonas ureae contains the following coding sequences:
- a CDS encoding non-ribosomal peptide synthetase → MNTRLIPSRCYPDNFVTHLQTLARERSVDTALIVISAENEILVDKKFDYASLDLQVRALAAVMQNHFSPGERALLLLNNDEHYVISFLACLYTGIIAVPIFPPESLRERYLARLLAIADDAQAACILTSSKILPLITSVTTAQFSEATILTVDTIDQANASRWQTYIPKMDEIAFLQYTSGSTSTPKGVMVSHLNLMMNAKAFEEGMSINENDIFVSWLPLYHDMGLIGGLLQPIHRGIPAILMTPNFFIEKPVRWLEVISRYRATVSGAPNFAFQLCVDRVRSSQLLDIDLSTWRVAFSGAEPVRRETMQAFIECFSPVGFSAGTIYPCYGLAEATLFVTGGVRGEGMQTHEFSSAALALGRAELATEGMPVVACGFPASNHSIKIVDPEKLIPLSDGNVGEIWTMGPSLTCGYWKRPQETAQAFVHIEGECWLRTGDLGFIHAHQLYIMGRCKDLIIIRGQNIYPQDVELTIEEEVEAVRKGRVAAFSVQTAEGEGIGVAVEVSRNMQKLISVEALIEVLSEAVSASCNEPLSVALLLNPGALPKTSSGKLQRTACRQGWLERTLDAYAIYEYGYFILDEKGQLPQALTDETEIAVAAVWESVLSRTVLTREDHFFAIGGNSLTAIQVAAHISEHWSIQFTPRNLFHNPRLHECAAEIKGCLSSSSSQFALENRILPLRNKVNALPLSFGQQRLWFLWQLDPSSNAYNIQHALRLSGALNKYAFYASIDDLIERHESLHTIFRVADDGAVEQFIHPEIPNVVTGIDLRDITITKREAEVAKEVQRIISIPFDLTQGPLLRIALIQVTESESIFVIIMHHIVSDGVSVQILLNELAAFYQAHVQGKSACLDNLPIQYVDYTVWQQAWLEAGEKDRQLAYWRDYLGDEHPILLLPANRVRQPVTSYQAGRYSFDLPPDGLNKLRQLALRRGATLFITLLTAFQALLFRYTGQQDIRVGVPVAGRNRIETARLIGFFVNTQVLQSQLDGRMSLDELLNQTRESAINAQSYQDLPFEQLVEALHPQRDLRHSPLFQVTFNHLLKDFRIFQEFSGLAPSDYSLPEQSAQLELRLETIELPDGSVSASFIYASDLFNSSWIKRLGQHYLRILEALADCPGVMISDIDLLSEEDKQQLETWGNHWSDISVFQPIHQLIEHQAESNPNRVAIISGHIELSYAELNCRSNQLAHRLIDLGVKPEMGVGIAIERNSIELIIGLLAILKAGGGYVPLDPEYPTERLDYMLEDSGIQLLLTQAHIKSRIPHKEGIEILALDALDLSAELKINPEIALHDQSLAYVIYTSGSTGRPKGVPVAHGSLAMHLSAIKEIYDVRPDDRELMFFSMNFDAAAEQWITPLTQGAALVLSSTSDLAGDGFVDLIEKHRITTLHLPPAYLRMLLPLMSGKAHTVRTCIAGGEAWYATDVMAVRDAFRNARLVNAYGPTETVITPAAWISHADKDGRICIESEYVPIGVPVGARNLYVLDAQLNLVPPDVIGELYVGGEGLARGYLRRPTLTSERFIPDPFGSPGSRLYRTGDWVRWRDEGKLEYLGRVDQQIKIRGFRVELGEIEAQILAQTGVREVAVLAHEGHGDLRLVAYLVPHNGVQLSSTLLKTSLAAALPEYMIPGLFVFLEALPLNPNGKIDRKALPLPEQYDKTDYDPPVNALEMVIAEIWSEVLEIPQVGLQNNFFDLGGHSLLLIKVKQKLEERLNIHIAIVDLFKYTTVASLAKFVSQGDTRNASLQRHRERAQRQRSTFIQRKQKAERIQ, encoded by the coding sequence ACCATACTTACCGTTGATACGATAGATCAGGCTAACGCATCACGCTGGCAGACTTATATCCCGAAGATGGATGAGATTGCTTTCCTCCAATATACATCAGGATCGACTTCAACTCCCAAGGGTGTCATGGTGAGTCATCTTAATCTGATGATGAATGCCAAAGCGTTTGAGGAAGGAATGTCAATCAATGAAAATGACATATTTGTCAGTTGGTTACCGCTCTATCATGATATGGGGTTGATTGGCGGATTATTGCAGCCAATCCATCGCGGTATTCCGGCAATATTGATGACTCCCAATTTCTTTATCGAAAAACCCGTGCGCTGGTTAGAAGTTATTTCGCGTTATCGCGCAACGGTTAGTGGTGCTCCCAATTTTGCTTTCCAACTCTGTGTCGATCGTGTCAGAAGTTCGCAATTGCTGGATATCGATTTATCGACTTGGCGTGTTGCATTCTCAGGGGCGGAACCTGTGCGCAGAGAGACCATGCAAGCGTTTATTGAATGTTTCAGTCCGGTTGGTTTTTCAGCGGGTACGATTTATCCTTGTTATGGTTTGGCTGAAGCCACGCTATTTGTAACCGGAGGGGTGCGCGGAGAAGGAATGCAGACTCACGAGTTTTCTTCTGCAGCGCTTGCGCTGGGACGCGCAGAGTTGGCAACGGAAGGAATGCCGGTCGTAGCGTGTGGTTTTCCGGCATCCAATCATTCAATAAAAATCGTCGACCCGGAGAAACTGATTCCTTTATCTGATGGTAATGTCGGTGAAATATGGACAATGGGTCCAAGTCTGACATGTGGCTATTGGAAACGTCCTCAGGAAACTGCGCAAGCCTTCGTGCATATTGAAGGAGAGTGTTGGTTGCGGACTGGGGATCTTGGTTTTATCCACGCCCATCAGTTATACATTATGGGGCGATGTAAAGATCTCATCATTATTCGTGGGCAGAATATCTATCCACAGGATGTTGAGCTGACTATCGAGGAAGAAGTGGAAGCCGTTCGGAAAGGACGGGTTGCAGCATTTTCCGTGCAAACTGCTGAAGGAGAAGGAATCGGCGTCGCCGTTGAAGTTTCCCGCAACATGCAGAAACTGATTTCGGTCGAGGCACTGATTGAGGTGTTGAGTGAAGCAGTCAGCGCAAGCTGTAACGAACCTCTGTCTGTGGCGTTATTGTTAAACCCGGGCGCTTTGCCTAAAACTTCGAGCGGAAAATTGCAGCGTACTGCCTGCCGCCAGGGATGGCTTGAGCGTACGTTGGATGCGTATGCAATTTATGAATATGGTTATTTTATTCTTGATGAGAAGGGACAATTACCTCAAGCATTGACCGATGAAACAGAAATTGCGGTGGCAGCTGTTTGGGAATCGGTATTAAGCCGCACCGTATTGACACGCGAAGATCATTTTTTTGCAATTGGTGGCAATTCATTAACCGCCATTCAGGTTGCCGCACATATTTCAGAACACTGGTCTATTCAATTTACTCCGCGCAACTTGTTTCACAATCCGCGATTACATGAGTGTGCAGCGGAAATCAAAGGTTGTTTATCTTCAAGTTCATCGCAGTTCGCATTGGAGAATCGCATCTTACCCCTGCGGAACAAAGTTAATGCGCTGCCTTTATCTTTCGGGCAACAGCGATTATGGTTTCTTTGGCAACTTGATCCATCCAGCAATGCCTATAACATTCAACATGCATTACGATTGTCCGGTGCGCTGAATAAGTACGCATTTTATGCAAGTATTGATGATCTGATTGAGCGGCATGAATCATTACATACGATTTTCCGTGTTGCCGATGATGGTGCGGTGGAACAATTCATTCATCCGGAAATACCCAACGTGGTTACCGGTATCGATTTGCGCGATATTACGATAACAAAGCGCGAAGCAGAGGTTGCAAAGGAAGTACAGAGAATCATCTCGATTCCCTTCGATTTGACGCAAGGGCCATTGCTGCGCATCGCCTTAATCCAGGTGACCGAGAGCGAGAGCATTTTTGTAATCATCATGCATCACATCGTTTCGGATGGGGTGTCCGTGCAAATCTTGCTGAATGAACTCGCCGCATTTTATCAGGCGCATGTGCAGGGTAAATCAGCGTGTCTCGATAATTTACCCATACAATATGTGGATTATACGGTTTGGCAGCAGGCATGGTTGGAAGCGGGTGAGAAAGATAGGCAACTTGCTTACTGGCGTGATTACTTAGGTGACGAACATCCGATTCTACTGCTTCCTGCCAATCGCGTCAGACAACCAGTCACAAGTTATCAAGCCGGACGTTATAGTTTCGATCTGCCTCCCGATGGGTTGAATAAGTTACGGCAGTTGGCGTTGCGCCGTGGAGCAACCCTTTTTATAACGTTACTGACAGCTTTCCAAGCGTTGTTATTTCGATATACGGGGCAACAAGACATTCGCGTGGGTGTTCCGGTTGCTGGTCGTAATCGGATCGAAACAGCCCGCCTAATCGGATTTTTCGTTAACACTCAAGTGTTACAGAGTCAACTAGATGGCCGAATGTCGCTTGATGAACTCTTGAATCAAACACGGGAATCTGCGATTAATGCGCAAAGCTACCAGGATCTTCCTTTTGAACAATTGGTCGAGGCACTGCATCCTCAGCGTGATTTGCGCCATAGCCCGTTATTTCAGGTGACCTTCAATCACCTGTTGAAGGATTTTCGTATTTTTCAGGAATTTTCGGGACTTGCACCTAGCGATTATTCACTTCCCGAGCAGTCTGCACAACTCGAGTTGCGGCTGGAGACAATCGAATTACCGGATGGTAGCGTAAGTGCCAGTTTTATTTATGCCTCCGATCTTTTCAATTCGTCATGGATTAAGCGATTGGGACAGCATTATCTGCGCATCCTGGAGGCATTAGCAGATTGTCCGGGTGTGATGATCAGCGATATCGATTTGTTAAGTGAAGAAGATAAGCAACAACTTGAAACTTGGGGAAACCATTGGTCTGATATATCAGTTTTTCAGCCCATTCATCAACTAATCGAACATCAGGCAGAGAGTAATCCTAACAGAGTGGCTATAATCTCGGGTCACATCGAGTTGAGTTATGCGGAACTCAATTGCAGATCAAACCAACTGGCGCATCGACTGATCGACCTCGGTGTCAAGCCAGAAATGGGGGTCGGTATTGCAATTGAACGTAATTCTATTGAATTGATTATAGGTCTTTTGGCCATCTTGAAGGCGGGTGGCGGCTATGTTCCGCTTGACCCGGAATATCCAACAGAGCGATTGGATTATATGCTTGAAGATAGCGGTATTCAGCTTCTGCTGACACAAGCGCATATTAAATCAAGAATTCCTCATAAAGAAGGCATAGAAATACTGGCGCTTGATGCGCTTGATTTGAGCGCTGAGCTGAAAATCAATCCTGAGATTGCTTTGCATGACCAAAGTTTAGCCTATGTTATTTACACTTCAGGTTCAACCGGTCGACCTAAAGGAGTTCCGGTCGCGCATGGTTCTTTAGCCATGCATTTGAGCGCTATTAAAGAAATTTACGATGTTCGGCCAGACGATCGTGAATTGATGTTCTTCTCCATGAATTTTGATGCAGCTGCCGAGCAATGGATCACTCCCTTGACACAAGGTGCCGCGTTAGTACTTTCCTCAACCAGTGATTTGGCAGGCGATGGTTTTGTGGATCTGATCGAGAAACATCGCATTACTACGCTGCATCTTCCTCCAGCCTATCTGAGAATGCTGCTGCCGTTGATGAGCGGAAAAGCACACACGGTTCGTACTTGCATAGCAGGTGGGGAGGCGTGGTATGCCACCGATGTAATGGCGGTCCGGGATGCGTTTCGGAATGCCCGGCTAGTCAATGCATATGGTCCTACTGAAACCGTGATTACTCCCGCTGCATGGATTAGTCATGCAGATAAGGATGGCCGTATTTGTATAGAAAGTGAGTATGTTCCAATCGGCGTGCCGGTTGGTGCACGCAACCTATATGTTCTGGATGCGCAACTCAATCTTGTGCCGCCAGATGTGATAGGCGAGTTGTATGTGGGTGGAGAAGGATTGGCCCGTGGTTATCTGCGGCGACCGACTTTAACCAGTGAGCGCTTTATACCGGATCCGTTTGGTTCACCGGGTAGTCGTCTTTATAGAACAGGTGATTGGGTGCGCTGGCGCGACGAAGGGAAACTGGAATATCTGGGTCGCGTCGATCAACAAATCAAGATTCGTGGTTTCCGCGTAGAGTTGGGTGAAATCGAAGCGCAAATACTTGCCCAGACCGGCGTGCGCGAAGTGGCGGTGTTAGCGCATGAGGGTCATGGCGACTTGCGTTTAGTCGCTTATCTGGTGCCGCATAACGGCGTGCAGCTGAGTTCGACATTGCTAAAAACATCGCTAGCAGCGGCCCTTCCCGAATATATGATTCCCGGTTTGTTTGTTTTTCTGGAAGCTTTGCCGCTCAATCCCAACGGAAAAATAGACCGGAAAGCACTGCCTTTACCGGAGCAATATGACAAAACTGATTACGACCCGCCCGTCAACGCACTGGAAATGGTTATAGCCGAGATCTGGTCGGAAGTTCTGGAGATTCCTCAAGTCGGATTGCAAAACAATTTTTTTGATCTGGGAGGTCATTCGTTATTGTTGATCAAGGTTAAGCAAAAATTGGAAGAACGCTTAAATATTCACATAGCTATCGTAGATCTTTTCAAATATACCACTGTAGCAAGCTTGGCAAAATTTGTTAGTCAAGGAGATACCAGGAATGCATCTTTACAGCGTCATCGGGAGCGGGCGCAGCGGCAACGTAGCACTTTTATTCAACGAAAACAAAAAGCGGAGAGGATACAGTGA
- a CDS encoding type I polyketide synthase → MHSAEELQENTELDIAIIGMACRFPGAGDIESFWHNLREGIESINFFTDEELLSRGVSSEVINDPLYIKAGAQLKDVDLFDASFFGYTPREAAETDPQHRIFLEVAWQALEDAGYDASRYVNPIGVYAGCGVNTYLLMNLMAGGSMSDMQDISALQGLMNGNNKDSMTTTVAYKLNLRGPGITVQTACSTSLAATHVACRGLLNHEADMAIAGGVWVNLLHGEGGYHYQPGAILSPDGHCRAFDAKAAGTVIGSGVGVVVLKRLTDALADGDTIHAVIKGSAINNDGSAKAGYTAPSIEGQAEVILAAQANAGISADTISYVEAHGTGTTIGDPIEIAALTQAFRESTDKRGFCGIGSVKTNVGHLDAAAGVAGLIKTALALKYRILPPSLNFEQPNSQIDFSSSPFYVNTENKAWPDGSTPRRAGVSSFGIGGTNVHMVVEEAPMSNPSGASRDWQTLMVSARSPSALETAMTRLQSHLTIHSEQALADVAYTLQVGRKDFSYRAIALCRNREEALSLMQNRNEDLFMTQQVAFENRPVTFLFPGQGAQYVDMARDLYRNEPVFRQELDRCIDLLKPYLDFDLFTILFPDTNEEDRAVASEWLEQTEVTQPALFVIEYALAKLWMSWGIQPTSMIGHSVGEYVAACLADVFSLEDAVQLVAMRGRLLQQMDKGSMLAVMLSEDKLMTMITEDCDLAAVNGPELCVLSGSIAAIDEIEKNLIQQEIVCRRLHVSHAFHSSMVEPIIPVFGNLMTNVKLRRPTIPFFSNLSGGWITAQEATDPGYWGRHLRGTVRFNNGLQQLLSNQAQVFLEVGPGETLITLAQRHPLAKPEQLMVSSLPHPNKNHDTQKHLYLSLGKLWLNGLSIDWEGYYAHERRRRVSLPTYPFERQSYWIKPEKQEGQASHTAKMHTRSINDWFYVPSWRRAEKLEFGSLFPEAAGYCLIFKNENTLGAALVEQLLTYGVKVITVSAGSEFCRKNEHAYIIRPDDKNDFDRLLQDIRDEKRSIQHIFYCWSLSSNDEILTQAESLARYFYSLLYLVNVLENSQSSVLSGERTEITIVANQFSDVTGNETLSPEKALLTGPCKVIPQEHSNLNCRLIDVELPVPGSVAESRLVEQILVESQADNDNSMIAYRGPHRWVQFFESIRYPTSAINRFRSGGVYFITGGLGGIGLTLAEYLAQKFQAKLVLLGRSPIPPRESWSEVLSAASKDSAVYHKIESIRKLEELGAEVLVVNADVANLMELKAAVMQAKHDFGVINGVIHTAGEVSNGLMSLKTEETIARVLGPKVHGMQALQAIFKGDSLDFMLLCSSLATMAGGLNKVDYCAANAYLDAVAHSAYREHAYPVISINWDSWRDVGMAANMEMPDGIGIAPKEGAEVFERIVNGPNIPQVIVSTLDLQTRLGQTQQDLLAQPFAFTPPVHKAGRFSRPVLQTTFKSPESELEISIAEIWQSLLGIEAIGVDDNLFELGGDSLLGIQLLSRVRAGFSVDLHPADFFRSPTITALAALVETKLLDEIEYS, encoded by the coding sequence ATGCATAGTGCTGAAGAGTTGCAGGAAAACACAGAGCTTGATATTGCAATCATTGGGATGGCGTGCCGTTTTCCCGGTGCGGGCGATATCGAGTCTTTTTGGCATAATCTGCGTGAAGGGATTGAATCCATCAATTTTTTTACCGATGAGGAATTGCTTTCGCGCGGCGTATCTTCCGAGGTTATTAATGACCCTCTGTACATAAAGGCAGGCGCTCAGCTCAAGGATGTCGATCTCTTTGATGCTTCTTTTTTTGGCTATACCCCACGTGAAGCGGCAGAAACAGACCCTCAGCATCGGATTTTTCTTGAAGTGGCATGGCAAGCCTTGGAAGACGCAGGCTACGATGCATCAAGATACGTCAATCCGATTGGTGTATATGCGGGATGCGGCGTAAACACTTATCTGTTAATGAATCTAATGGCTGGCGGCAGTATGTCAGATATGCAGGATATTTCTGCATTACAAGGCCTAATGAATGGCAATAATAAGGATTCCATGACCACCACGGTTGCCTATAAGCTCAACTTGCGTGGACCGGGTATTACCGTTCAAACAGCGTGCTCTACTTCTCTTGCAGCAACACATGTGGCTTGCCGGGGTTTACTTAATCATGAAGCCGATATGGCCATTGCGGGCGGAGTATGGGTAAATTTGTTGCACGGCGAAGGGGGTTATCATTACCAACCGGGTGCTATCCTTTCACCGGACGGTCATTGCCGCGCTTTTGATGCTAAGGCTGCGGGGACAGTGATAGGAAGCGGCGTGGGTGTGGTGGTACTTAAGCGATTGACGGATGCTTTGGCTGATGGCGATACCATCCATGCGGTGATTAAAGGCTCCGCGATCAATAACGATGGTTCCGCTAAGGCGGGCTATACCGCTCCCAGTATCGAAGGGCAGGCGGAAGTCATACTGGCCGCTCAAGCCAATGCAGGTATTTCTGCGGACACCATCAGCTATGTTGAAGCGCATGGCACCGGCACAACGATCGGTGATCCGATCGAGATTGCCGCATTGACACAGGCTTTTCGGGAAAGCACCGACAAGCGGGGTTTCTGCGGTATCGGTTCAGTCAAGACGAATGTAGGTCATCTGGATGCAGCTGCAGGCGTCGCAGGTTTGATTAAAACAGCACTTGCCCTGAAATATCGGATTCTGCCCCCTAGCTTGAATTTCGAGCAACCCAATTCACAAATAGACTTTTCTTCGAGTCCGTTTTACGTCAACACTGAGAATAAGGCCTGGCCGGATGGTTCAACTCCGCGTCGCGCAGGCGTCAGTTCGTTTGGTATCGGCGGAACCAATGTACACATGGTGGTTGAAGAAGCACCAATGAGCAATCCATCGGGAGCTTCTCGCGACTGGCAAACGCTCATGGTTTCGGCTAGAAGTCCAAGCGCACTGGAGACGGCGATGACCCGCTTGCAAAGTCATCTTACTATTCATTCAGAACAAGCTTTAGCTGACGTTGCCTATACCCTTCAAGTCGGGAGAAAGGATTTTTCTTATCGAGCTATTGCATTATGCAGGAATCGTGAAGAGGCACTAAGCCTGATGCAGAACCGGAATGAAGATCTTTTCATGACACAGCAGGTGGCATTTGAGAATCGCCCGGTCACATTTCTTTTTCCAGGGCAGGGAGCTCAATATGTGGATATGGCTCGCGATCTCTATCGGAATGAGCCGGTTTTCCGCCAGGAACTGGATCGTTGTATTGATCTGCTTAAACCGTATCTGGATTTTGATCTATTCACAATATTGTTTCCTGATACCAATGAAGAAGATCGCGCTGTGGCGTCAGAGTGGCTTGAGCAAACTGAAGTTACACAACCTGCATTGTTTGTAATTGAATACGCTTTAGCAAAATTATGGATGTCATGGGGCATTCAACCCACATCGATGATAGGTCATAGTGTGGGTGAATACGTTGCAGCTTGCTTGGCCGATGTATTTTCCCTGGAAGACGCTGTGCAGTTAGTGGCGATGCGCGGACGCTTGCTTCAGCAAATGGACAAGGGCTCAATGCTGGCTGTCATGTTGTCCGAAGACAAACTTATGACAATGATCACTGAAGATTGCGATTTGGCAGCAGTCAATGGGCCGGAGCTTTGTGTTTTATCGGGTTCTATTGCGGCTATTGATGAGATTGAAAAGAATCTGATTCAGCAAGAGATCGTGTGTCGACGATTACATGTTTCGCATGCTTTTCATTCCAGCATGGTGGAGCCCATAATTCCGGTTTTTGGTAATCTGATGACCAATGTTAAGTTGCGTCGCCCCACGATTCCATTTTTCTCAAATTTAAGCGGGGGCTGGATTACCGCTCAAGAAGCTACAGATCCCGGTTATTGGGGACGGCATTTGCGTGGAACGGTGCGTTTTAATAATGGCCTGCAACAATTGTTGAGTAATCAGGCGCAAGTTTTTCTCGAAGTGGGTCCAGGAGAAACATTGATTACATTAGCTCAACGCCATCCATTAGCAAAGCCTGAGCAACTGATGGTTTCCTCGTTACCCCATCCGAATAAAAATCATGATACCCAGAAACACTTGTATCTCAGTTTGGGTAAGCTTTGGTTAAACGGACTATCCATTGATTGGGAGGGTTACTATGCTCATGAACGCCGCCGCCGTGTTTCACTACCGACCTATCCATTTGAACGCCAATCCTATTGGATTAAACCGGAAAAACAGGAAGGGCAAGCTTCGCATACCGCAAAAATGCATACACGCTCAATCAATGATTGGTTTTATGTACCTTCATGGCGGCGTGCTGAGAAACTTGAATTTGGAAGTCTTTTCCCTGAAGCAGCCGGGTATTGTTTGATTTTTAAGAATGAAAATACGCTTGGCGCTGCCTTGGTGGAGCAACTGCTGACTTATGGCGTTAAGGTTATCACGGTTTCTGCTGGCTCTGAATTCTGCCGCAAAAATGAGCATGCCTACATCATACGCCCTGATGATAAAAATGATTTTGATCGACTGCTTCAGGACATTCGTGATGAGAAAAGATCAATTCAGCACATTTTCTATTGTTGGAGTTTAAGCTCAAACGATGAAATTTTGACTCAGGCAGAAAGCTTGGCAAGATATTTTTACAGTCTGCTTTATCTTGTCAATGTATTAGAAAATAGCCAATCGAGTGTTCTTTCGGGTGAGCGAACGGAAATTACCATCGTGGCCAATCAGTTTTCAGATGTTACGGGTAACGAAACACTGAGTCCGGAGAAGGCGTTGTTAACAGGGCCATGTAAGGTCATTCCGCAAGAGCATTCTAATCTGAATTGCCGCCTGATTGATGTTGAATTGCCGGTGCCGGGCAGTGTTGCCGAATCACGGCTGGTTGAGCAGATACTCGTCGAATCACAAGCGGATAATGATAATTCAATGATCGCTTATCGAGGTCCGCACCGCTGGGTTCAGTTTTTTGAATCCATTCGCTATCCCACATCTGCAATCAACCGCTTTAGATCCGGCGGAGTTTATTTTATTACGGGTGGATTAGGTGGCATCGGTCTAACGCTAGCGGAATATTTAGCGCAAAAATTTCAGGCTAAATTGGTGTTATTGGGGCGTTCTCCGATTCCACCTCGCGAGAGTTGGTCAGAGGTTTTGTCTGCAGCCAGTAAAGACAGCGCTGTGTATCACAAAATAGAAAGCATCAGGAAACTTGAGGAACTGGGTGCTGAAGTGCTAGTGGTCAATGCGGATGTTGCGAATTTAATGGAGCTGAAAGCGGCTGTGATGCAGGCAAAGCATGACTTTGGTGTCATCAATGGTGTTATTCATACTGCCGGTGAAGTGAGTAATGGGTTAATGTCTTTAAAAACAGAAGAGACGATTGCGCGAGTACTGGGACCAAAGGTGCATGGGATGCAAGCGTTGCAAGCGATATTTAAGGGCGATTCGCTGGATTTCATGCTGTTATGTTCTTCACTGGCAACGATGGCGGGCGGCCTTAATAAAGTTGATTATTGTGCAGCCAACGCTTATTTGGATGCGGTTGCCCATTCTGCCTACCGTGAACATGCATATCCTGTCATATCGATTAACTGGGATAGTTGGCGTGACGTCGGCATGGCTGCAAATATGGAGATGCCTGACGGTATAGGAATTGCACCAAAGGAAGGTGCAGAGGTATTCGAGCGTATCGTGAATGGCCCGAATATTCCTCAGGTTATCGTTTCGACACTCGATTTGCAGACTCGATTGGGGCAGACTCAACAGGATCTCCTTGCTCAGCCTTTTGCCTTTACACCGCCTGTACATAAAGCGGGAAGATTTTCAAGGCCTGTACTACAGACCACTTTTAAATCACCCGAAAGTGAGTTGGAGATAAGTATCGCTGAAATTTGGCAGAGCTTGTTGGGAATAGAAGCTATTGGTGTTGATGATAATTTATTTGAGCTGGGCGGCGATTCGCTGCTGGGAATACAGTTGTTGTCAAGAGTAAGAGCAGGTTTTTCCGTGGATTTGCATCCGGCCGATTTTTTTAGATCACCCACCATTACTGCTTTGGCGGCACTGGTCGAAACTAAACTGCTTGATGAAATCGAATATTCTTAA